Proteins found in one Arthrobacter sp. U41 genomic segment:
- a CDS encoding SRPBCC family protein, with protein sequence MTNRYLVSRSRFIAAAPETIFEVLAAPALHSVIDGSDTVKGAQPRGPERLALGAKFGMEMNIKLDYKILNTVCEFEEGRRIAWRHFGGHVWRYLLEPATDSAGKPGTLVTEQWDAREVRARILLRLAGYPRRHPANIEQTLAKLDAYVTSETASGTAPAPLP encoded by the coding sequence ATGACCAACAGATATCTCGTGTCCCGCAGCCGCTTCATCGCGGCCGCTCCGGAAACCATCTTCGAAGTGCTCGCCGCACCTGCGCTGCACAGCGTGATCGACGGTTCGGACACAGTGAAGGGCGCCCAGCCGCGCGGCCCCGAACGGCTTGCCCTGGGCGCGAAGTTCGGCATGGAAATGAACATCAAGCTGGACTACAAGATCCTCAACACGGTCTGCGAGTTTGAGGAGGGCCGGCGGATCGCCTGGCGGCACTTCGGCGGCCACGTCTGGCGGTACCTGCTGGAGCCCGCCACCGACTCCGCCGGCAAACCCGGCACCCTCGTCACGGAACAGTGGGACGCACGGGAAGTGCGCGCCAGGATCCTCCTGCGCCTGGCCGGCTACCCCCGCCGCCACCCGGCCAACATCGAGCAGACCCTCGCCAAGCTTGACGCCTACGTGACGTCCGAAACCGCGTCCGGCACCGCCCCGGCTCCACTTCCCTAG
- a CDS encoding matrixin family metalloprotease, which translates to MDGPEFRDRTPRHSRSRATWQIVRGLATAGLIAGGAFLAAGLIDGDPRFAGLFEVGRGPGPGRAAAGHSGQPPGAEVVRTDTPPAGFEEQDDPLGRAQKPAVASSSYRFLAVNDDGTPVGYSPCRPLHYVVNAALAPQGAERLVDDAIRSISRATGIQFVDDGPTTEVPSQSRVPYQQDAYGDRWAPLLIAWTTPDQAPQLKGPVIGTGGSTHFSFGTGPKSFVTGSLELDAPQIAEDLSRRDGAAYATAVILHELGHVMGLEHVDDPVQLMYPEIGAPDGLAAGDLNGLYELGQAQCRKDL; encoded by the coding sequence GTGGACGGTCCTGAATTCCGGGACCGGACACCGCGTCACAGCCGCTCCCGCGCCACCTGGCAGATCGTCCGCGGTCTCGCCACCGCCGGGCTGATTGCCGGCGGCGCGTTCCTGGCCGCCGGGCTCATCGACGGGGATCCGCGTTTCGCCGGGCTCTTCGAAGTCGGCCGCGGACCCGGCCCAGGCAGGGCGGCGGCAGGCCATTCCGGGCAGCCGCCGGGCGCCGAGGTGGTGCGGACCGACACTCCCCCGGCCGGCTTTGAGGAGCAGGACGATCCGCTCGGTCGTGCGCAGAAGCCAGCCGTTGCGAGCAGCTCATACAGGTTTCTTGCCGTGAATGACGACGGCACCCCGGTGGGTTATTCCCCGTGCCGGCCCCTGCATTATGTAGTGAACGCGGCCCTCGCCCCGCAGGGAGCCGAACGCCTCGTTGACGACGCGATCAGGTCGATTTCCCGCGCAACCGGCATCCAATTTGTCGACGACGGCCCGACCACGGAGGTGCCGTCCCAGTCCCGCGTGCCGTACCAGCAGGACGCCTACGGGGATCGCTGGGCGCCGCTGCTGATCGCGTGGACGACCCCGGACCAGGCCCCGCAGCTCAAAGGCCCGGTAATCGGCACCGGGGGCAGCACGCACTTCAGCTTCGGCACCGGACCCAAGAGTTTTGTCACCGGCAGCCTGGAGCTCGACGCCCCGCAGATCGCCGAGGACCTCAGCCGGCGGGACGGGGCCGCGTATGCCACCGCCGTGATCCTGCACGAACTCGGCCACGTCATGGGGCTGGAGCATGTGGACGATCCGGTGCAACTGATGTACCCCGAGATCGGCGCCCCGGACGGCCTGGCCGCCGGTGACCTGAACGGCCTGTACGAGCTGGGCCAGGCCCAGTGCCGCAAAGACCTCTGA
- a CDS encoding LOG family protein — MSAASSLHPSPRTLEVDSLDSFDRLVAAGARTMQGWHAQSLDLRGRAAQLAAMNPQGGIFLGCTFDDGVEDLLRSGGALIFPKLEAVPFNPYRARLYTPQELYEGISDSRYEDTPDARVYQWSIRPGQRHRLDATLAAALHDHSIGDALDELTRSELCAGRTMVGVMGGHAAKRGSGVFEEAALLGRLLARDGRVVATGGGPGTMEAANLGAYLSDAPERDFRKALEDLAAVPGFRPSVSAWARAAAAVVERHPEGTPSLGVPTWFYGHEPPNFFATHIAKYFANAIREAILLELCNGGIVFLPGSGGTVQEIFQDACENYYGTPETIMPMVLVGQEHWLRRYPAWPLLQSLASGRRMESSIFLVDTVEEALAVLDG; from the coding sequence ATGAGTGCTGCCAGCAGCCTGCACCCGAGTCCGCGCACGCTGGAGGTCGACAGCCTCGACAGCTTCGACCGGCTGGTCGCGGCCGGCGCCAGGACCATGCAGGGCTGGCATGCGCAGTCGCTGGACCTGCGCGGACGGGCGGCGCAGCTTGCGGCCATGAACCCGCAGGGCGGGATATTCCTCGGCTGCACCTTCGACGACGGCGTGGAGGATTTGCTGCGCAGCGGCGGCGCCCTTATTTTCCCGAAGCTCGAGGCCGTGCCGTTCAACCCGTACCGCGCGCGGCTCTACACCCCGCAGGAGCTGTACGAGGGGATCTCCGATTCACGTTATGAGGACACCCCGGATGCCAGGGTTTACCAGTGGAGCATCCGGCCGGGGCAGCGGCACCGCCTGGACGCGACCCTGGCTGCGGCCCTGCATGACCACTCGATCGGCGATGCCCTTGATGAGCTGACCCGTTCGGAACTCTGCGCCGGCCGGACCATGGTGGGCGTCATGGGCGGGCATGCCGCCAAGCGCGGTTCCGGCGTTTTCGAGGAGGCCGCACTGCTGGGGCGGCTGCTGGCCAGGGACGGGCGGGTGGTTGCCACGGGCGGCGGGCCCGGCACCATGGAGGCCGCCAACCTCGGCGCCTACCTGAGCGATGCCCCGGAGCGGGATTTCCGGAAGGCACTGGAGGACCTCGCCGCGGTTCCCGGTTTCCGCCCGTCCGTTTCGGCGTGGGCGCGCGCCGCCGCCGCCGTCGTCGAACGCCACCCGGAGGGAACGCCGTCGCTGGGAGTCCCCACCTGGTTCTACGGGCACGAGCCGCCGAACTTCTTCGCCACCCACATTGCCAAGTACTTCGCGAACGCCATCCGCGAGGCCATCCTGCTGGAACTGTGCAACGGCGGGATTGTTTTCCTGCCGGGCTCCGGGGGCACCGTGCAGGAGATCTTCCAGGATGCCTGCGAGAACTACTACGGCACCCCGGAAACCATCATGCCGATGGTGCTGGTGGGGCAGGAACACTGGCTGCGGCGCTACCCGGCCTGGCCACTGCTGCAAAGCCTCGCCTCGGGACGGCGGATGGAGAGCAGCATCTTCCTGGTGGACACCGTGGAGGAAGCGCTCGCCGTCCTGGACGGCTAG
- a CDS encoding helix-turn-helix domain-containing protein, translating into MKALPVEPSNVPVAIGSRIRAARQSQRLTIEQVADATGLTKGFLSRVERDLTSPSVASLVTLCQVLSISIGDLFAAPETHLTKKNEGPRISLGGEGIVERLLTARSERRVQIIQAVIEPRGRGEAELYAVDCDVDVLHVVNGSIRLILTNEEFELHTGDTVTFPGREPHTWVNPTDEAVEVLWVLVPAASR; encoded by the coding sequence ATGAAGGCTCTACCAGTTGAACCGAGCAATGTTCCCGTTGCCATCGGTTCCCGGATCCGTGCCGCCCGGCAGTCGCAGCGGCTCACCATCGAGCAGGTGGCCGACGCCACCGGGCTGACCAAGGGGTTCCTCAGCCGGGTCGAGCGGGACCTCACCTCACCCTCTGTCGCGTCCCTCGTTACCCTGTGCCAGGTGCTGTCCATCTCGATCGGGGACCTCTTCGCCGCACCGGAAACGCATCTGACCAAAAAGAACGAAGGCCCGCGGATTTCCCTCGGCGGTGAAGGGATCGTGGAACGGCTGCTGACCGCGCGCTCCGAGCGCCGCGTGCAGATCATCCAGGCCGTGATCGAGCCCCGCGGCCGGGGCGAAGCTGAACTGTATGCGGTGGACTGCGACGTCGACGTGCTGCACGTTGTCAACGGCAGCATCCGGCTGATCCTCACCAACGAGGAATTCGAGCTGCACACCGGCGACACCGTGACCTTCCCCGGCCGCGAGCCGCACACCTGGGTGAACCCGACGGATGAAGCCGTCGAGGTCCTCTGGGTGCTGGTCCCCGCCGCGAGCCGCTAG
- a CDS encoding VIT1/CCC1 transporter family protein has protein sequence MSQHATSDPFNPEPRQESHAESGHASGQETPAATPGAATPSPADIKRWRQYLADERAEASVYRDLAQNRRGEERAILLALAEAEGRHEAHWIQLLGDHAGRLRPASLRSQFLGFLARHFGSVFVLALAQRAESRSPYATDPSATPAMVADEQIHEEVVRGLATRGRNRLAGTFRAAVFGANDGLVSNLSLVMGMAASGVGSSVVLLSGVAGLLAGALSMGAGEFISVRSQRELLAATRPTQITLAAAPSLDIEHNELLLVYLARGMSREAAEHRVAERMGLRDCDCDPSLSLQPELPATHDQHEAVGTAWSAAASSFCFFASGAIVPILPFVLGMTGVAALVLSAVLVGLALLFTGGVVGLLSGTSPASRGLRQLAIGMGAAGVTYLLGMAFGAVVA, from the coding sequence GTGTCCCAGCACGCCACATCTGACCCGTTCAACCCAGAACCCCGCCAGGAATCCCACGCGGAATCCGGCCACGCATCCGGCCAGGAGACGCCAGCCGCAACCCCGGGCGCCGCGACCCCCAGCCCCGCGGACATCAAGCGGTGGCGGCAGTACCTCGCCGACGAACGGGCCGAAGCTTCCGTCTACCGGGACCTGGCCCAGAACCGCCGCGGCGAGGAGCGCGCGATCCTGCTGGCCCTGGCCGAAGCCGAAGGCCGCCATGAGGCGCACTGGATCCAGCTTCTCGGCGACCACGCCGGCCGCCTCCGCCCCGCCTCACTCCGCAGCCAGTTCCTGGGCTTCCTGGCCCGCCACTTCGGCTCCGTCTTTGTCCTGGCCCTCGCCCAGCGGGCCGAAAGCCGTTCGCCGTACGCCACCGACCCCTCCGCCACCCCGGCCATGGTCGCCGACGAACAGATCCACGAGGAAGTCGTCCGTGGGCTCGCGACCCGGGGCCGCAACCGGCTGGCCGGCACCTTCCGGGCGGCCGTCTTCGGCGCCAACGACGGGCTGGTCAGCAACCTTTCCCTCGTTATGGGCATGGCCGCCTCCGGCGTGGGAAGTTCCGTGGTCCTGCTCAGCGGTGTCGCCGGGCTGCTGGCCGGGGCGCTGTCCATGGGAGCCGGCGAGTTCATTTCCGTCCGCTCCCAGCGCGAACTCCTGGCCGCGACCCGGCCAACGCAGATCACCCTGGCCGCCGCACCTTCGCTGGACATTGAACACAACGAACTCCTGCTGGTCTACCTGGCCCGCGGCATGTCGCGGGAGGCTGCCGAACACCGCGTCGCGGAGCGGATGGGCCTGCGCGACTGCGACTGCGATCCCAGCCTCTCCCTGCAGCCGGAGCTGCCGGCCACCCACGACCAGCACGAAGCCGTCGGCACCGCCTGGAGCGCGGCGGCGTCGAGCTTCTGCTTCTTCGCTTCCGGCGCCATCGTGCCGATCCTGCCCTTTGTCCTGGGCATGACCGGCGTCGCCGCGCTCGTGCTGTCCGCCGTCCTGGTGGGCCTGGCGCTCCTGTTCACCGGCGGCGTCGTCGGGCTTCTCTCCGGAACGTCTCCCGCCTCCCGCGGCCTCCGCCAGCTGGCGATCGGTATGGGCGCCGCGGGCGTAACGTACCTGCTGGGCATGGCCTTCGGCGCCGTGGTCGCGTAG